A portion of the Synechococcales cyanobacterium T60_A2020_003 genome contains these proteins:
- a CDS encoding lipoate--protein ligase family protein, giving the protein MAIDTWLLDQHRHGQHPPTLRFYTWNPAAISLGYHQRQYPEHWHNLQWQGQTLDRVRRPSGGRAVLHQGDLTYAVIGSGFEGSRMQAYQRICEFLIAGWRSLGVTLTYGQAGRGYIHNPNCFGTATVADLVLPDGTKLIGSAQLRRGNAILQHGSIRLATDLDLYRAVFPDEPEAAYRMPTLPDPLGSLSFDQTVAVVISALKQAFCDCMQVDLVEQPWTDTEGRSLNFSLQKR; this is encoded by the coding sequence ATGGCGATCGATACTTGGCTCCTGGATCAGCATCGCCACGGGCAGCATCCCCCGACGCTGCGGTTCTATACGTGGAACCCTGCCGCGATTTCCCTGGGATACCATCAGCGTCAGTATCCTGAGCATTGGCACAATCTGCAATGGCAGGGGCAGACCCTTGACCGGGTGCGTCGTCCCAGTGGAGGACGAGCCGTGCTGCACCAAGGCGATCTGACCTATGCCGTGATTGGATCCGGGTTTGAAGGTAGCCGAATGCAGGCCTATCAGCGGATTTGCGAATTTTTGATTGCAGGATGGCGATCGCTCGGTGTAACGCTCACCTACGGTCAGGCGGGTCGCGGTTACATTCACAATCCCAACTGTTTTGGCACGGCAACGGTGGCGGATCTAGTGTTACCAGATGGCACAAAGCTGATCGGCAGTGCCCAACTCCGGCGAGGAAATGCCATCTTGCAGCATGGTTCTATTCGTTTAGCGACCGATCTGGACTTGTATCGAGCCGTCTTCCCCGATGAGCCAGAAGCCGCGTATCGAATGCCGACCCTTCCTGATCCTTTGGGATCGCTCTCTTTTGATCAAACCGTGGCGGTGGTGATTTCTGCCTTAAAACAGGCATTTTGCGACTGTATGCAGGTCGATCTAGTCGAGCAACCTTGGACGGATACGGAAGGGCGATCGCTCAATTTCAGTCTGCAAAAACGGTGA
- a CDS encoding translation initiation factor IF-3, which produces MAVITKQNRNRDLPTINERIRFPKIRVIDTDGGQLGIMTPSEALDLAEEKDLDLVLVSDKADPPVCRIMDYGKFKFEQEKKAREARKKQHTSDVKEVKMRYKIDDHDYQVRVKQAERFLKAGDKVKATVMFRGREIQHVDLAETLLKQLATDLKDLAEVQQAPKKEGRNMMMMLAPKR; this is translated from the coding sequence ATGGCTGTTATTACAAAGCAAAACCGTAATCGAGATCTTCCCACCATCAACGAACGCATTCGATTCCCCAAAATTCGGGTGATCGACACGGACGGCGGCCAGCTTGGCATTATGACTCCGAGTGAAGCCCTAGACCTTGCAGAGGAAAAAGATCTTGATTTAGTCCTGGTTAGTGATAAAGCCGATCCTCCGGTTTGCCGGATTATGGACTACGGCAAGTTCAAGTTTGAACAGGAAAAGAAAGCTCGTGAGGCGCGCAAGAAGCAGCACACTTCCGATGTCAAGGAAGTGAAGATGCGCTATAAGATTGACGACCATGATTACCAGGTGCGCGTAAAGCAGGCCGAGCGCTTCCTTAAAGCAGGGGACAAGGTTAAGGCGACGGTGATGTTCCGAGGTCGAGAAATTCAGCACGTCGATCTTGCGGAAACATTGCTAAAGCAGCTTGCAACGGATTTGAAAGACCTAGCAGAAGTGCAGCAAGCCCCCAAGAAAGAAGGTCGCAATATGATGATGATGCTAGCGCCAAAACGCTAA
- a CDS encoding YbjN domain-containing protein: MVVSNATLESTANQTSVEEGTLAMDYVEIIETVISSLEEDQTAMVSHTDDHYLWTFKYGSVDVFVMLTGTTDDDILKVWSPVMSLPAKDEPALLRKLMEMNGNSTFEASFGIVNNQVIVSAARTVAGLSPAEISRNITMVAMIADENDDPLQAEFGA; the protein is encoded by the coding sequence ATGGTTGTTAGCAACGCAACACTCGAATCTACCGCCAATCAGACCTCTGTTGAAGAAGGAACGCTTGCAATGGATTATGTAGAAATCATTGAAACGGTCATTTCCAGCCTCGAAGAAGACCAAACCGCAATGGTAAGTCATACGGACGACCATTATCTATGGACGTTTAAGTACGGATCGGTAGATGTCTTTGTAATGCTGACCGGAACCACAGACGATGACATTCTGAAGGTCTGGTCACCCGTGATGAGCTTGCCTGCCAAGGATGAGCCTGCCCTATTGCGGAAACTCATGGAAATGAATGGCAACTCTACGTTTGAGGCCAGTTTCGGTATTGTCAATAATCAGGTCATTGTTTCCGCCGCCCGCACCGTAGCGGGACTTTCCCCAGCGGAGATTTCTCGCAATATCACCATGGTTGCCATGATCGCCGACGAAAACGACGACCCGTTGCAGGCTGAGTTTGGCGCATAA
- a CDS encoding glycosyltransferase — protein sequence MSLVSVVIPAYNCDRYLPQAIASVQQQTYPHWEIIVIDDGSTDQTQAAIAPYRSDIRYVYQKNQGVSAARNHGIELAQGEWIAFLDADDFFFPDKLAAQVAMFYDQPDLGIVHSGWQRVTADGEFIMDVKPWEQVPVLNLESWLRWKPVLPSAMMFRREWLVKAGGFDPRFPPAEDTELTLRLARLGCKADWLKQVTVGYRQHDQSAMSKGLPQARSLAAVIDDFFSHGDIPEYLRRQESQIRYHTLVWIAWYLYTSGHPTEMREYLERAIPHSPYVGIEMLIHWGDSFDGFSRSWGMEFDASGLAQSQEWRNWIRAIAAAWQKQRVPITEAHPELI from the coding sequence ATGTCTCTGGTTAGTGTTGTGATTCCGGCCTATAACTGCGATCGCTATCTTCCGCAGGCGATTGCCAGCGTGCAGCAGCAAACCTATCCCCACTGGGAAATTATCGTTATCGATGATGGCTCCACGGATCAGACCCAAGCGGCGATCGCCCCCTACCGCTCCGATATTCGCTACGTCTACCAGAAGAATCAAGGCGTTTCTGCTGCTCGCAATCACGGCATTGAATTGGCCCAAGGCGAGTGGATCGCGTTTCTGGATGCTGATGACTTCTTCTTCCCCGACAAACTCGCGGCTCAAGTCGCAATGTTCTACGACCAGCCTGACTTAGGCATTGTCCACAGTGGCTGGCAGCGGGTGACTGCCGATGGCGAGTTCATCATGGATGTGAAACCCTGGGAGCAGGTGCCAGTCCTCAATCTGGAAAGCTGGCTACGTTGGAAGCCCGTTCTCCCTAGTGCCATGATGTTTCGGCGTGAGTGGCTCGTCAAGGCAGGCGGCTTTGACCCTCGATTTCCACCCGCAGAGGATACAGAACTTACCCTCCGCCTCGCCCGCTTAGGATGCAAAGCAGACTGGCTCAAGCAGGTGACCGTCGGCTATCGCCAGCATGATCAGAGCGCTATGTCTAAAGGATTGCCCCAGGCGCGATCGCTCGCAGCGGTGATTGATGATTTCTTTAGCCATGGCGATATTCCAGAGTACCTCCGACGGCAAGAATCCCAGATTCGCTATCACACCTTGGTTTGGATTGCCTGGTATCTCTACACCAGCGGTCATCCCACTGAAATGCGCGAGTACCTAGAACGAGCCATTCCCCACAGTCCCTACGTGGGCATTGAAATGCTAATCCACTGGGGTGATAGCTTTGACGGTTTCTCGCGCAGTTGGGGCATGGAGTTTGATGCGTCCGGTCTCGCGCAATCTCAGGAGTGGCGAAACTGGATCAGGGCGATCGCCGCTGCATGGCAGAAACAGCGTGTTCCCATCACTGAGGCTCACCCCGAACTAATTTAA